From the genome of Primulina eburnea isolate SZY01 chromosome 12, ASM2296580v1, whole genome shotgun sequence, one region includes:
- the LOC140806990 gene encoding LOW QUALITY PROTEIN: filament-like plant protein 4 (The sequence of the model RefSeq protein was modified relative to this genomic sequence to represent the inferred CDS: inserted 1 base in 1 codon) — protein MRPVSTLDQSQWLKLFLTPILIVSGGLSFSLSTPTMDKRSWPWKKKSSDKLAAEKAAADSSPVPSDIGATQLKDKQDNNKKPKYVQISIESYTHLNGLEDQVNSLEGEVKILDDEVKELNEKLSDAHTEITDKENLVKQHVKVAEEAVSGWEKAEAEAATLKNHLESVTLLKLTAEDRATHLDGALKECMRQIRNLKEEHEKKLNEVVLSKAKLFDEMKLELEAKIANLNQELLTSAAENAALSRSLQERSNILIKLSEEKSQAVDEIGLSKSKIESCEKEVHSLKYELHIARKEAEIRNEEKNMSLRSAEVANKQHLEGVKKIAKLEAECQRLRGLVRKKLPGPAAVAQMKLEVENVGRGXWRISHRRSPVKSHSTHLSQLPEFSFDNAQMYQKENELLTERLLAMEEETKMLKEALSKRNSELQGSRSLCAQSSSKLQCLEAQLLHNGEQKSKPKSNAQAPFESFCDKKSCNPWSFTSMSEEGNDDIVSCTDSWAPLLSTKQCHLEKGKDACSPCKSENTNHLDLMDDFLEMEKIACLPTESNGIDSSSNISGRAVNVSHSQCGKQHLMQALVSPRDVATIANSQLQADPLIFVKLRSQIHTDMLETLHHKSVSGISTGEGNSFINTVQTANQQLEMALAQIYDFVIIVGNEAKIVPGTSPDGGLNQKLDRFSAKYSEALSSEINLIDFVLDASHVLNRASELRFNILGLKNNEVETGSSDCIDKIALPENKAAADSSGERYTNGSANFSDSTSDPDVPHDGNLVPTSESTPKSWKCSFEEFQQLKFDKDGLTVDLAECKENFEITKSQLLETERQLSETKSHLLLAQKSNSLAETQLKCMAESYKSLEARAEELQTEVNLLQEKMESLDIELQEEKKSHQDALAKCKDLQEQLHRIKSFPSADSGDKTGQEKDLAAAAEKLAECQETIFLLGKQLQAFRPQTEIVSPARGETTQKFEVSNDDEPSISGANLLAMDTVSSFNIHNAVKESHLDQLTNMFNPSDSEANNPPWSPINSVHSKHRPSKSGSSSSSSTPTPEKQSRGFSRFFSSKEKNGR, from the exons ATGAGACCTGTTTCCACTTTGGACCAATCTCAGTGGCTGAAACTCTTTTTAACTCCAATTTTGATTGTTTCTGGTGGCCTATCCTTTTCTTTGTCTACG CCTACAATGGATAAAAGAAGTTGGCCCTGGAAGAAAAAGTCATCTGACAAGCTAGCAGCCGAGAaagcagcagcagactcttcacCCGTGCCTTCAGACATAGGTGCCACTCAACTCAAG GATAAAcaagacaataataaaaaaCCGAAGTATGTTCAAATATCGATTGAATCATATACCCATCTAAATGGGTTGGAAGATCAAGTGAATTCTCTCGAGGGAGAAGTGAAAATCTTAGACGATGAGGTGAAGGAACTAAATGAAAAGTTGTCTGATGCTCATACAGAAATTACTGATAAAGAAAACCTTGTGAAACAACACGTCAAAGTTGCTGAAGAGGCTGTCTCAG GTTGGGAAAAGGCCGAGGCAGAAGCTGCAACTCTAAAAAATCATCTGGAATCTGTTACTCTGCTAAAGCTCACTGCTGAAGATAGGGCAACCCATTTGGATGGGGCTCTCAAGGAGTGTATGAGACAAATACGAAATTTGAAGGAAGaacatgaaaaaaaattaaatgaagtTGTTTTGAGCAAAGCAAAGCTGTTTGACGAGATGAAGCTTGAACTTGAAGCTAAAATCGCTAATTTGAACCAAGAGTTATTGACTTCTGCTGCTGAAAATGCTGCACTATCGAGATCTTTGCAGGAGCGCTCCAACATTTTAATCAAGCTAAGTGAAGAAAAGTCGCAAGCTGTAGATGAGATAGGACTTTCGAAGAGCAAGATTGAGTCCTGTGAAAAAGAGGTGCATTCGCTCAAGTACGAACTCCATATCGCTAGGAAAGAAGCGGAGATTCGCAATGAGGAAAAGAACATGAGTTTGCGATCTGCTGAAGTAGCGAACAAGCAGCATCTGGAAGGAGTAAAGAAAATTGCTAAGCTTGAAGCAGAGTGTCAAAGATTACGAGGCCTTGTTCGGAAGAAATTACCTGGTCCAGCTGCCGTAGCTCAAATGAAACTTGAAGTTGAAAACGTGGGGAGAG TTTGGAGAATCTCCCATAGGAGGTCTCCAGTGAAGTCTCATTCAACACATTTGTCCCAACTGCCCGAATTTTCATTTGACAATGCACAGATGTATCAGAAAGAAAATGAGTTACTCACAGAACGTCTACTAGCAATGGAGGAAGAGACAAAGATGTTGAAAGAAGCGTTGTCGAAGCGCAACAGTGAATTGCAAGGCTCTAGGAGTTTGTGTGCTCAGAGTAGCAGCAAACTTCAGTGTTTAGAAGCCCAACTGCTACATAATGGTGAACAGAAGAGTAAACCAAAATCGAATGCTCAGGCCCCTTTTGAAAGTTTCTGTGACAAAAAAAGTTGTAATCCATGGAGTTTCACCTCCATGTCTGAAGAGGGAAATGATGATATTGTAAGCTGTACTGATTCATGGGCTCCATTATTGTCAACTAAGCAATGTCATCTCGAGAAGGGAAAGGATGCTTGTAGTCCATGCAAGTCTGAAAACACAAATCACCTGGACCTAATGGATGACTTTTTGGAGATGGAGAAAATAGCCTGCCTACCAACTGAATCGAATGGGATAGATTCAAGCTCAAATATATCAGGTCGTGCCGTAAATGTGTCTCATTCTCAATGTGGGAAGCAACATTTAATGCAAGCACTGGTGTCTCCTAGAGACGTTGCCACTATAGCAAATTCTCAACTACAGGCAGACCCACTGATCTTTGTGAAGCTTCGATCCCAAATACATACG GATATGCTTGAAACTTTGCATCACAAGTCGGTGAGTGGTATTTCTACTGGGGAAGGTAACTCATTTATAAACACTGTTCAAACTGCCAATCAACAACTAGAAATGGCTCTTGCTCAAATTTACGACTTTGTTATAATTGTTGGTAACGAGGCAAAGATTGTTCCGGGAACGTCTCCTGATGGAGGACTGAATCAGAAACTTGATAGGTTCTCTGCCAAATACAGTGAAGCTTTAAGCAGTGAGATTAATCtcattgattttgtacttgatGCATCTCATGTATTAAATAGAGCAAGTGAGCTGCGCTTCAATATCCTGGGGTTAAAAAATAATGAAGTGGAAACTGGCAGTTCTGATTGTATAGACAAGATTGCCTTACCAGAGAACAAGGCTGCAGCAGACTCATCAGGAGAGAGGTATACAAATGGCAGTGCTAACTTCTCTGATTCGACATCTGATCCAGATGTCCCACATGATGGGAATCTTGTTCCGACCTCTGAATCTACACCCAAATCATGGAAATGCTCGTTCGAGGAGTTTCAACAGTTGAAGTTCGACAAGGATGGTCTCACTGTGGATCTTGCCGAATGCAAAGAAAACTTTGAAATCACGAAATCTCAGTTGCTGGAAACAGAACGACAACTATCTGAGACTAAGTCACATCTTTTATTAGCTCAAAAGTCCAATAGCTTGGCTGAGACGCAGCTCAAATGCATGGCTGAGTCGTACAAATCACTCGAAGCACGGGCAGAGGAATTACAAACTGAAGTTAATCTCCTCCAAGAGAAAATGGAAAGTTTGGATATTGAGCTACAAGAGGAGAAAAAAAGTCATCAAGATGCACTAGCGAAATGCAAAGATCTTCAGGAGCAGCTGCATAG GATCAAAAGTTTTCCGTCAGCTGATAGTGGTGATAAGACTGGCCAG GAGAAGGATTTGGCTGCTGCAGCAGAAAAGTTGGCAGAGTGTCAAGAGACAATATTTCTTCTTGGAAAGCAGCTGCAAGCATTCCGTCCCCAAACGGAGATTGTTAGTCCAGCAAGAGGTGAGACGACTCAAAAGTTTGAAGTCTCAAACGATGACGAACCATCCATAAGTGGCGCGAATTTGCTAGCAATGGATACTGTCTCTTCTTTCAATATACATAATGCGGTCAAAGAGTCCCACTTGGATCAACTCACCAACATGTTTAATCCATCAGACTCTGAAGCTAACAACCCACCTTGGTCTCCAATCAACTCTGTGCATTCAAAACACCGTCCCTCAAAATCAGGTTCCTCATCTTCTTCGTCTACCCCTACACCAGAGAAACAAAGTCGTGGGTTTAGCagattcttttcatcaaaagaaaaaaatggcCGCTAA
- the LOC140807687 gene encoding protein SMALL AUXIN UP-REGULATED RNA 51-like gives MAIRNSSKLSQKAVIKQIVKRCSSLTKKYENEEGLPLDVPKGHFAVYVGDNRSRYIVPISFLNIPEFQSLLQRAEEEFGFEQHMGLTLPCEEEVFESLISTLR, from the coding sequence atggCCATCAGAAATTCAAGCAAACTCTCACAAAAAGCAGTGATTAAACAAATAGTGAAGCGATGCTCCAGCTTAACGAAGAAATACGAAAACGAAGAAGGGCTACCATTGGATGTGCCAAAAGGGCATTTTGCGGTGTATGTAGGGGATAACAGAAGCAGATATATTGTCCCAATTTCCTTCTTGAACATACCCGAGTTCCAAAGTCTACTGCAGCGTGCGGAAGAAGAGTTCGGATTCGAGCAGCACATGGGGCTTACTCTTCCCTGTGAAGAAGAGGTTTTCGAGTCTTTGATCTCAACGCTTAGGTAG